From Candidatus Paceibacterota bacterium:
TTGTCCCAGTCATCGGTACCGCAGAAAGGAATATCTCCCATTAATCCAATACTCTTAACTGCAGATGCCGCAGTGAGATGTGCGGAAGAATTACTGAAACAGGCGCAGCAACTTCTTAGATAACGTATAGATTCACCATCCAGCGGAAATTGGTGCCCTCGGTGGGGGTCGAACCCACACTTGGAGGATTTTAAGTCCTCTGCCTCTGCCATTGGGCTACGAGGGCCACATTCGTTATTTACTTGCGCTACTCAATAACGGAAGCAAATCTACCTGCTTTCTGGAGGACCGAATCCAACTGTTTCTGTGTGAGTTTGCCCGTAAAGGTGTTCTGCTGGCTGGGGTGATAACTGGCTATAAGGAGGTAATCCACGCCCTCGTGGCGGTACTTCAGCTCAACACCGTGCGCGAATTTCACCTTTGTCACGGGGTGACCGAGATCGACTAGTGCTTTACTCAATGCAGTCAGAGCGAAAGCGCCGAGGGCAACAAAAGCGCGGGCAGTGGGCATCGACAACTCAAGTTCCCTGCGCAGGAATGGCGCACAGGTATCGCGCTCGGAAATCTCGGGCGCATTTCCCGGAGGGGCGCACCTCACTGCGGTTGTCACTCGTGTGAATTTCAATTCTTGTCCGTCATCCCTGGAGGTACTTGTTGGAATTTTCGCAATTCCGATTCGGTACAAAGACCCGTAGAGCCAATCCCCCGATGAATCCCCCGTGAAGACTCTTCCCGTGCGGTTCGCCCCATGAGCACCCGGAGCAAGTCCAACAATGATCATCCGCGGTTCTTCGGAGCCAAATCCTGTGACGGGCTTGCCCCAATAATCTTCGTCGATGTACGCCTTCCGTTTCGTGATGGCGACCTCTTCGCGCCATTGCACCAATCGTGGGCATGCGTTGCAGCCGACAATATTTTCGTTGAGGACCTTAATCGATTGAGAAAGTGCACTGACTTTTGCCACGTCAGTTCTTTTAACTCTTGGCAAGTGACCAAACCATTCCGTCGAGAATGTCACTTTCGGAGGCGACAAATTCATCTGCACCAGTCGCAATCATGATCCGAGAAAGGACGAGGGAGCCAGCGGTAATGACATCGACTCGACCCGCGTGCATGTAGGGAAGGGCTTTGCGTCGGTCATGAGTCATCTCCAAGAAGACTTTTGAAATCTCATGGACTCTTTCGGCCGAAACGCGTGAAAGATGAATTGCACGCGGGTCGTACTCACTTAAGCCCAGGGCTGCTGCTGCCACTGTAGTCGCGGTACCGGCCACTGCAATCAGCGTTCTGGCTTTCTTTATTGGAACCACTTTTGCTGCCTCTTCGATCGCCGCATCAATATCAGCGGTTGCCAGAGCAATCTCTTCGGCACTCGGTGGATCGAAGTGAAAATGACGCTCTGACATGCGGACACAGCCGATATTGACACTCTTGGCCGCCTCCACATCGGTGCGTCCGAAGACGAATTCTGTTGACCCGCCGCCAATATCTACGACTAGGAAGGGTGCTTCATTGGCAGGTAATTCTTTGGATGCACCTTGAAAGGAGAGCGCGGCTTCTTCATCACCTGAGATGACTTCTGGATAAATACCTAGTCGGTCATGGACTCCTTCGAGAAATAAATCGCGGTTTTTTGCATCACGTGTGGCACTTGTGGCGACGAAACGAAGTTTCTCTACTCCACGTCGGCGAAGTTCGACGGAGAAGTTATCAACGGCCTTGAGTGTTCGCGCGATTGCATCCGGATGAAATTGTCCTGTCTTATCGACTCCCTGTCCCAAGCGGACAATCTCCATCCCACGATAAAGCTCCCGAAAGTTATTACCTTCAATATCGGCAATCAGCAAACGTATGGAATTTGTTCCGCAATCAAATGCCGCGACTCTCATTCATCGCCCTCCACCGTGCAGGGTTGATCCAGCCACCACTTGGGCAAGAGTGCGAGGGCTTCATCACCGAGTGGATTTACTCCAGGTCCTGTAGCCAGTGAATGCGCGACAAGTGAATGTAGGCACTTCACGCGATCTGGCATTCCGCCCGCCGAAATATCTTCGATCTCATCGACAACTATTCCGAGGGCCGCACGCGCCGCCAAATAATCATCGTGGGCGGCGGCATATTCACCTGCAAGTACCGGATCAATCGCCAACCGGCGATTCATATCTGTCATCAGACCGGAGGATTCCAGCGTTGAAATCGCACCCGTGAGTCGCGGGCAGGTTGCATAAAAGAAAGTTGGGAATGGGGTTCCGTCGCCCAGACGCGGAGGCGTCTCGACAACTGCAGGATTTCCGCAGGGACAGCGATATGCGATGGCATGCACGTCACGGGGCTTGCGTCCCAACTGATTTCCAATGCACTTCAAATCATCCGAGGTTGGTTGCCTCACTTGACACCTGTCTCGGAAATCGAGGCGATGAGTCGATTGTACCAAGGAAGACCGCGTGGAATATCTTTTGCCACCGCAGTGGTGGGTGCCACAGATGACGGCTCGCTCGGATCAGTCACGATGTACTGCCGTTCGCCGGGCAGGATGAAGTGGAGGCGTTCGCGGGCCTGCGTCTTGATGTATTCAGGATCGCGCCACTTCTCCAACTCCTTGGCCGCATCCGCGAGAGCCTGATTATTCGATGCCACTTGCGCCAGCACCGAGTTGATCTGGGCTTTCTGAGCGAAATACCGCTGCGCCGGAGGGGCCAAGGTCCACGCCAGAATGAAGAGGACCAGGGCAAAAGTCATAGCGCGCCCCGAACCTCGGGTCTGAGATTTCGGGCTGCGCTGTGATGCCATATCGGAAATCTATGCCTTAAAGCGAGGAAAAGCCGTGCGTCCCGCGTAGCGAGCGCTCGTGCCCAGCTCTTCTTCAATGCGAAGGAGTTGGTTGTACTTGGCCACGCGCTCGCTTCGAGCCGGTGCACCAGTCTTGATCTGGCCGCAGTTTGTCGCAACCGCCAGGTCGGCAATGGTGGTGTCCTCGGTCTCGCCAGAACGATGAGAGAGCATCGAGCTGTAGTTGGCGCGATGTGCCATGTCGACTGCATCGAGCGTCTCGGACAATGTTCCGATCTGATTGACCTTCACGAGAAGTGCATTCGCGGTGTTATTCGCAATACCGCGGGCTAAGCGAACCGGATTTGTCACGAACAAGTCATCACCAACAATCTGCACCTTGGAGCCCAACTCCGAAGTCATCTGAGCCCAGCCGTTCCAGTCCTCTTCATCAAGTGGATCTTCGATAGAGACGAGTGGATACGCACTGACGAGTTCGGCGTAATAGGCGATCAAGTCAGATGAAGACTTCTGCGCACCCTCGAAAGAATATTTTCCATCCTTATGGAACTCAGTAGCAGCAACATCCATTGCGAGTGCAACATCTGCGCCGGGCTTGAGACCCGCAAGTGCAATCGCTTCAACAATGAGGTCGAGTGCTGCACGGTTGCTCTCCAGGTTTGGAGCAAATCCACCTTCATCACCGACGCTGGTTGCAAGTCCGCGCTTCTTCAAAACTGATTTGAGTGCGTGGTAGATCTCCGCGCCCCACTGGAGCGACTCACGGAAAGTTGTTGCACCGATAGGTGCAACCATGAATTCTTGGATATCAACATTTGTATCTGCATGCGCTCCGCCGTTGAGGATGTTGAACATCGGCACCGGAAGCACGTGCGCGTTTGGTCCACCTAAATAACGGAAGAGTGAAAGGTCCGCGCTATCAGCAGCGGCCTTTGCTACTGCAAGTGAGACACCCAAGATCGCATTGGCACCCAGGCGTGACTTGTTGGGGGTTCCATCGAGTGCGATCATCTCGTCGTCGATGAGGCGCTGATCCTGTGCATCAAAACCAATGATTGCTGGTGCAATTTCGTCGAGTATAAAAGCCACCGCGTTCTCTACGCCCTTGCCGCCATACCGCTTGCCACCATCGCGGAGTTCGGCTGCCTCGAAAGCGCCGGTGGATGCTCCACTTGGAACTGCGGCGCGAGCCTGGGTGCCATCTTCCAGTGCAATCTCAACTTCGACAGTTGGATTTCCACGCGAATCAAGAATCTCACGAGCTCCGAGAACTTCAATAATGGCCACTGCGTATCTCCTCAGTCATATTCATTTGGCATATTAATTTGGATCAAATTCAGGTCAATGTTGTGGATCAATTAGGACGCAATTGAGCGCAAAATCAACGTTGATAGCAATTATCCTACCGTGCTTTCTAATTCCTCTATCTGAGCGATAAGTCGGCGAGCGGCTAACCTCAATGCTCCTTCTGGGTCAATGCTATTCGCACTTGCCCACGCGATTGTTGCGAGCAGAACGTCACCAACGGCAGCTTCGGTCGCCTCCGATGGTTCGGCAATGACCGAGGGAAGGTCGAGCATCAAACGATTCTTCTCGGCGCGATAGAGCAACTTCGAAACGAGCGGAAGCGCCGGTTGAGCAAGTGGCACCCCATCAACCGCAGAAGTGCGACCTTTCTCTGCAGCTTTGATCGCTTCCCAATTTTCTAGGACTTGATCGCTGGAAAGATCTTCCACCTCACCGAAAACATGCGGATGACGACGGACCAATTTCTCAGCCACTGTCTGCGCGACATCCTCAATAGAGAATGGATCGGTTGGGTGCTCCTGCGCCATGCGTGCGTGAAAATAAACTTGGAGAAGCACATCCCCAAGTTCTTCACGCATCGCTTCACGGTCACCCGTTTCGACCGCTTCGATAAATTCATACGACTCTTCCAAGAGATACTTGATCAACGACTCGTGAGTCTGCTCTGCATCCCAAGGACAACCGCCCGGTGAGCGGAGCCGATCCATCACCGCAACAAGTTGTTGCAAGTGAGAAGAGGTCATGGAGTCTGTGCGGGAGTTGCTGCAGGACTTGCCGCATCAAGTGCAAGTACATCACCTGTGGCTGGATCCCATTTACCGTATTTAGGATTGACGGTTACGCCAATCTTCTCTGCCTTGTCGACGACCAACTTCTGAATGGCGGTTCCGGTGTCGGCTTCTGCAACACCAGCAGCAACTTCTGCCTTGGCCAACTTCTCACTGTAGAGAATGAGTTGTAGGTACTCATCAAAATCAGCAGATGCAATTCCTGCGCCAACTAGTGCCTTAGGCAAGTTCGCTTCGCCGCCGAGCTGGGTCAAGATCTCTGCCCGACGCGCATCGATCTCGGCCTTGGTTACGGAAATCTTCATGTCAGCAACTACTTCGCCAACGAGCACGGAGATGAGATGGAAACGGAGTTGGTTGCGGTTGAAGTTCGCGCCCGTCTCCAACTGCATCCCTGCGGTATCGACCTGCTTGCGTTCGGAAAGGGCGGCATCAATGCTCTTCTGTATCTGAGCTTCGGTGATCTTGGTGTCTCCAACGGTTGCGGCGGCACCGACCTGCGAGCATCCAGTCAGTACTAATGCACTTGCTACCGTAATTACGGCGATGATTCTTTTCACGTCTTGCTCGCTTTCATTGGCGTCGTCGGATTCACTAAAGTCTCAATGGCCTCGGTTGCCCAGGTCAGTAGAGAAGTATCCACCATCTGCACACCTCCTGATGACGGACCCCATGTCTGGGCACTCGGTAGAGCAACGAGCACCGTATTTGTGGCGGGTTTATTGAGAGAGCCTGGATAGATCCGATTCATTCGAAGTTGCATCGACTCAGGCAATTTGATTGGTCCTATACGTAAATACTTGCCTTGCAGGACAACTTCAGTGAGTTTGACCCCCTTGGCCAAGGCACGCAATGTGGCGACTCCCAGCAGAGCCTCGGCTTCATGAGGTAGATCACCAAAGCGGTCTATCAACTCGGCGCGAATCTCCTCAACCTGCTCACGCGATGCGACATCGGCAAGGCGGCGATAGAGGTCAAGACGCAGGCGCTCACCCGGCACATATTCAGGGGAAAGGTGAGCATTGATAGGAAGCTCGACCTTGCACTCAAGATTCTTATCCTCCACTTCCATGATCCCGGTCTTGTAGTCCGCAACCGCCTCGCCCACCATCCGCATATAGAGGTCAAAACCAACATCGGCGATATGACCCGATTGTTCGCCACCCAAGAGATTTCCTGCCCCGCGGATTTCTAGATCCTTCAGCGCCACTCGCATACCCGATCCAAGATCAGTATTGGCCGCGATTGTCTTGAGACGATCCAACGCGACTTCGGTCAGTGGTTGATCGGTTGGATAGAGGAAATAGGCGTACGCGCGCTCGCGACCACGGCCCACCCGTCCCCGCAACTGATGAAGTTGGGAAAGACCAAAACGATCTGCCCGCTCCACAATCAAGGTATTGGCATTAGCGATATCAAGACCGCTCTCAACAATTGTCGTACAAACCAACACATCGAAGTCGCGTTCCCAGAATCCCAAGATCACATCTTCGAGCATGTGCTCACTCATCTGTCCGTGCGCGACGCGGATACGTGCTTCCGGAATGAGTTCTTGCAGATGCGATGCTGCGCGATCGATGGATTCCACGCGGTTGTGAATGTAAAAAACTTGGCCGTCCCTAAGTAACTCACGACGGATCGCCGCGGCAATCTGCGGCTCTTCACTCGGTCCCACATAAGTAAGAATCGGATGACGCTCCTCCGGCGGAGTCGTGATCGTCGACATTTCGCGAATTCCCGTCACTGCCATTTCCAAGGTGCGCGGAATCGGAGTCGCAGACATCGCCAGAACGTCAACAGTGGTTCGCATCTTCTTCAGCGATTCCTTCTGCTCAACACCAAAGCGCTGCTCTTCATCGACAATGACAAGACCGAGATCTCTGAAAGTGACATCAGAGGAGAGCAAGCGATGAGTTCCGATGACCACATCGATGGATCCGGCAGCGAGTTCGTTGAGAATGTCTTTACTTTCCTTGGCCGTGTTGAAGCGCGAAAGGCCGGCGACTTTCACTGGGAATCCTGAGTACCGCTCGGCGAAGGTTGTCGTGTGCTGCTGCACCAACAACGTGGTCGGCACCAAGACGGCGACCTGCTTGCCGTCTTGCACGGCTTTAAAGGCGGCCCGGATGGCGATTTCAGTCTTTCCATATCCCACATCGCCGCAGATAATGCGGTCCATCGGATAGGGGCGCTCCATATCCCGCTTCACTTCTTCAATGGTTGAAAGCTGATCCGGTGTCTCCGTATAAGAGAAGGCGTCCTCCAATTCGCGCTGCCACGGAGTGTCAGGTGAGAAAGCAAAGCCCGGCGCACTCGTCCGTGCGGCATAAAGGCGGATGAGTTCGCCCGCGATCTGGCGCACGGCTTTTCGCGCGCGCCCCTTTGCCTTCTGCCAATCACCACTTCCAATGCGGTGCACGGTTGGTGCTTCACCACCCACATATTTGCTGACTTGCTCCAATGAATCTGTCGGGACGAAGATGCGATCTCCGGGTTGTCCGCGCTTTGCCGATGCGTACTCAATAACAAGGTATTCGCGAGTGATTGTTCCAACGGTGCGGTGTACCAATTCGATGTAGCGACCGATTCCGTGCTGTTCGTGAACAACGTAATCACCCGCCTTCAATTCCAGCGGATCAATCGTCGCCTTACGGCGCGATGGAAGCGAATCTCCATCCTTCCCGCTTCCCTTATGTCCGGAGAGATCTCTCTCGGTCATAAAGAGCAGGGATGCAGTATGTGAAAGGAAACCGTGACTCAACTTCGAAGTCGTGACATAGACCGTGCCGCGCAATGGCTGGCTCTGTAAATCGGCAACCATCCGCACCGGCAAATCTGCATTGCGGAAAATGTCAGCAAAGCGCTCGGCCATACCTGCGCCAAGTGCCGAGAAGACAACAGCGTGATTCTGCAACAGCGAATCAGTAATGATTGCGACTGCTTTATCCGTATTGCCACGCAACGGCTCTATCGGTGAGCAGTCAACAAAAATCGTCTCCTCATCCAAATCACTTCCAAATGAGTTGAAATTCCGTGAGCCGATTTCTAAAGAAACAAGCTCCGCCTGCAATTCGTCCCACGTGAGGTAAGTGCCCTCTCCGTCATAAAGGGGTGCATCTGCCCCAAATGCGGCATTCGACCATGAGGCAGCAAGAAATTCTTGGTTGGTGGCAAGCAGATCCGCCGACCTTGAGCGAATCCGCTCCTCCTCAATAAAGATCAATTCCGTATTCGGTAATGCCCGATGAAGGATGCTCTCCTGGCTATCCACCAGCAATGGAATCAGCGACTCCATCCCCTCCGTCACAATTCCCTCAGCCAGACGCTCGCAAATCTCTTTGGCCGCTGGATATCTTGCTGGCAATTCCGCCGCCTTCGCCCTGACCGTGGCGGTTAAAAGCAGTTCGCGACAGGGATAAATAGGCAGTGCGCCTTCGACAGGTTTGTAGCTCCGCTGGTCTGCGACTTCAAAATAACTCAGCTCTTCAATCTCATCGCCAAAGAAATCCACTCGGACGGGGTGATTGGAGAGAGGCAGGAAGATATCCACGATTCCGCCGCGCACCGCGAATTCTCCGCGGCGCTCGACCAGATCGGTCCTCGTATAAGCCAGCGCAGATAAATGGACAACGAGGTTCTCCAGCCCTATCTCTTGTCCACGTTCCAACTCCATCAGGGGAGACTTGGCAAGATCGGAGATGAACCGGTGAATCAATCCCCGCGAAGGTGTGACGATGATCGGATGCATTGAGGCACCTTCTCGTCGTAGTTTCTCCATTTGATAGAGGACATGAATCCGTTTTGCCACGGTGTCGCTGCGTGGACTGAGTCTTTCGTGGGGCAATGTCTCCCAAGCGGGAAATTCAAAGACGTTATCGTGCAGAGTTCGAAGCTCTGAGGCGAGATCTTCAGCCCCACGACTCGATGATGTGACAACAATGAGAGGATGCTCACTGGCCTTCATCGCGAGAAGGAATGGATAGAGAGCCGCAGGTGCAACCAATGTGCCAGTGCCGGTGAGTGCATCAGCAATGTCCGGTGTCTGAGACAGAGCAGGAAGAAGTCCGCGCACTTGACCACTCCCGTCCTGGCATGAAACGCCAATATGCCCCAACTCCGAAAACCCGGAGGGGGCAAGCGTCATTCTAATAGCAAAGACCTGGCAGGATTAAGCCATGTCTGTCGAGCACAATCCTGCAAATGATGACGCTGAACTCCGCAGTGATGTCCGCAAACTCGGCGACCTCTTGGGACAGACACTCGTCCGACAAGAAGGGATAGCCCTCCTCGAACTTGTCGAAGCAGTCCGCCTGGCCGTGCGCGAAGGCGGTGGAGAAGAACTCCTGGCCAACGTAAGCGTCGATCAATCCGTACAACTCGTACGAGCCTTCAGCACCTACTTTCACTTGGCCAACATTGCAGAGCAAGTTCACCGCTCAAGACTTCTCGCAGCAGAGAGAGAGGCAGTCGGCTCTTGGCTATCTCGCGCCGTCGACAAAATCATCGCCGCTCAAAAAAATCCAACCCCGGGTCACGAATTTACCAACGCAGATATTGCACATTGGCTTGAGGATTTCATGGTCCGCCCGGTCTTCACCGCCCACCCCACCGAAGCCGCCCGCCGATCCATCCTTAGCAAGTTACGACAGGTCGCAGATCTTCTCGATCAAGACGATTCATCAGTACAGACACGCAGGCTCGGTGAAATTGTCGATCTCCTCTGGCAGACCGACGAACTCCGTCTCGAACAACCAAGACCACTTGATGAAGCAATGAACGCAATGTTCTACTTGGATGATCTCTTCACTCTCACCGTCCCAGAAGTCCTCGATGAATTCGCCCGCGAACTCAGAAGAGTGGATGTAGAAATTTCACCCACATCTCGCCCACTCTCATTCGGCACCTGGATCGGTGGCGACCGCGACGGCAATCCAAATGTCACACCGGACGTCACCCGAGAAACAATGGTCCTTCAAGTCGGTCACGCAATCCGGGTCACCCTCGCCGCCATGAATGAAATCCGCCAGCTTCTTTCGGTATCAACGCGGATCGCAGGCACCTCTAGCGAACTACAGGAGTCCGTCAAACTTGACTTAAAACTTATTCCAGAAATCGAAGCGCGCTACCGCAGGCAAAACGTTGAAGAGCCTTACCGTCTCAAGGCCACCGCAATCGTGCACCGTCTCAACTTCACCCGTGCCCGTCACGCCGCAGGCACCGAGCACGTTCCTCACCGCGATTACCAAGACACTCACGAACTTCTCGCAGACCTCACCCTCATGCGCGATTCACTTTTCGAACACCGCGGCGAACTCATCGCCACCGGCCTGCTTGAGCGCACAATCCGCGCCGTATCAACTTTCGGTCTCACCCACGCGACGATGGATATCCGCGAGCACGCAAATGCGCACCATCACGCACTTGCCCAACTACTCGGAGTTCCAAATTACAAAGAGCTCACATCAGAACAACGCTTCGACGTACTGGCCAAGGAACTCGACCACCCTTATTACTACCTCGCCGACGGCCTCGATGCTCCAGGCAAAAAGACATTGGATACCTTCAAAGCGATCGGCGATCTCATTGATCGCTTCGGCCCTGAATCCATTGAGACCTACATCGTCTCCATGACCAAGAACGGCGATGACCTTCTTGCGGCAGTCGTCCTCGCCAAAGAAGCAGGACTCGTCAACATCGCAAAAGGCAAGGCGCTCATTGGCTTCGCACCACTCCTTGAAACTGTAGCCGAACTCCGTTCAGCCGATGTCATATTGGAATCACTTCTGAGCCAACCCACCTACAGAAAACTTGTTGCGCTCCGCGGCGATGTACAAGAAGTGATGTTGGGATATTCAGATTCCAATAAGGATGCCGGAATCACAACTAGCCAGTGGGAAATTCATCGCGCACAGCGCAGACTCCGCGATGTCGCAATGAAGTACGGCGTGAAGTTGCGCCTCTTCCATGGTCGCGGTGGTTCTGTCGGTCGCGGTGGCGGCCCAACATATGACGCACTCGTTGCTCTGCCCTGGGGTTCCATCGACGGCCAGATCAAAATGACCGAGCAGGGCGAAGTCATCAGCGACAAATATTCTCTTCCCGCACTTGCGCGAGAGAACATCGAGCTCACACTCGCCGCGGCATTAGAAGCAACTGTTCTCAACCGTGGTCCCCGTCAAAATCCAGAGGATTTGAAAAAGTGGGATGAGTGCATGGACTTCGTAAGCGAGAGTTCATTCAAGCAATACCGGACATTAATCGATCATCCTGATCTACCCGCGTATTTCTACGCTTCAACCCCAGTTGAACAACTTGGGGATCTCTTCCTTGGTTCTCGTCCTTCTCGTCGCCCTGACGCGAGTATTGGTCTAGAAGGTCTTCGTGCGATTCCCTGGGTATTTGGCTGGACTCAATCTCGGCAGATCGTCCCAGGTTGGTTCGGCGTTGGTAGCGGCATCAAAGCCGCCCGTGAATCTGGCAAGAGTGAAGTCCTCGCGCAGATGTTAAGGGAATGGCACTTTTTCCGCACATTCATAAGCAACGTCGAAATGACATTGACTAAAACAGATTTGGATACCGCGCGCCGATACGTTTCGCGCCTGACGCCAGAGCCACTTCACCACTTCTTAGACACGATTACCGAAGAATTCGAACTGACAAAGTCGGAAATCTTGAAATTGACCGGGAAGAGCGAATTGCTGGGTGATCAACCTCTGTTGGCGAGAACTCTCGGGGTTCGCGATGCCTACCTCGCCCCGTTGCATCTGCTTCAGGTCAACTTGTTGGAGCGGGTGCGCTCTGCAGAAGCAAGTACCGATCCTCTGCTCCGACGAGCATTACTCCTGACAATCAACGGCATCGCGGCAGGCCTTCGAAACACTGGTTAAAGAAAGTGTTAAGAATTTCCTAAACTGCACGAACTACGCACTGGGTTTGATTTCAAGGCCTGATTGGTAGGCACGATGTATGTGAAAATACATTGCCTTGGCGAACGTAGTGCTTCGACTTATAAAGTGACGATCCTCAAAGTAATAGGTAGGAAGTGCTCGCTCTTTGGTTGCGCATCCAAGTAGGCCTGTCGAAAAAAGTATCTCCAACAACGGTTGGTAAATAGTGAAATCGTAGACTCCGGGTGGAGAATTCCACATTTCACTGCTAACGGCGGTCAGCCATCCAACGCCATCGATCTTGGGATCACTCACAAGAAGTAAAATCTCGTCGAGTCGAGGGGTCAACTCTTCCCGAGACATCTTCATTGGGCTCCCTCTAAATTTCTCGACCGCCTTGTCGATGCTCGGGTAAGTGCCCTTCCATTCGTCTCGCAGCGAAAGGAGCATTTTGCTCGAGTAAATCGGTTCGGCCGACTGGATTTCTTCCCAACCGAGACGATTCTTATCCGCCCCAGCTATAAAACACTCGTTAGCAAACGAGATCGCATCTCGTGGTCTCATTAGGGTGCGATCCAAAATATAGTCGAGAGCATTTCCGCGGGTCTTATTGGGATTTGGAAGCAGGTCGTCCAATGTTTTCGCCACTATTCCCGACTTTGCCGCGGCAACTGCAACTCTCTCATCCAGCATCTCCTCGAGATCCGCGGGCGACCACTTTAAGTCCAGGACAAGTCCTCGGAATTTCTCTTCTTGGCCGCCGCTCTTTCGCCCAAAATCTAACTCCTGAAAGATATTCGATCTAAGCGCCACCAGAATCTTTAGATTGCCCACTCGCTTCAAATCTAGAACTGTCCGGAAGAGGCATCGAATCAAGTCATTTGCTATTCCTTCATCGACCCACTCCCTATCTAAATCATCAATTACCACGTAAGTAAAATTACGGTCGTCATCCAATATGTATTCGTCAAGCACATCCAACATCGCATTTAGCCGAGTTAGTTGGGTGTCATTCACAATCCTTTGATACCTATCGGCTTCTTCACGCCGCGTCTCTACGTAGTTTTCTACTTCTGTTCCGCCATCTGCGCCTACGCCGACGCCCGCGGTCATCAGATGGACGCTTGCCGCCTCGTCCACCTTTTGTCGAAAAGACTCCGTAATACCGCGGATTCGGACGTCCGTATCTTCCCAAAAGCGATCTTCGAACTGTTCAAGATAATCTAGCGCCTGCTTCTTTGTATGGTCAGAAGTAATCTTTTCACGCAGAATCGTAAAAAAATTTTGCTTCGCGATGGCAGAATTTACATGGTATCGGTGCTTTATTATTTCAACCAACAATACGTGCTTCCAAAGCATGGACCAGAAAAGGTCAAGGTTAACTCCAAGTCCATCTAACTTCTGAATTAGTTGCAGATTTGTGATGTATGGCAATGCGAGATTCTCTGGATTGATTCTAATAACGTGTTCTGGATGCTCGTCTTCGAGTCTTTGTAAAGAGGCCGATTTTCCGGAGCCAGTCCTACCAATGATGAAACACCGACGGTCGGACTTTGAAGAGATCACGTTATAGTCGCTTGAATTGTAAAATGCCTCCTCCAGCAAATTATCGGTTTCGGCAGCAATGCCTCCTAGGGTAAATACACTCTTAAATTTCGGAGATTTGGTCGCCATCGGTAGCCCCCGCAATCCAAAGCATTGAATCAATGTTGAACGCTAGCGTAGGTTCTCCGCACCATGGTCTTCCAGCCCACCAGGACGCTGGCGCGTCGTAATATTATGAGCCTCTCCCAGAACGAACTAGAGGCCATTGTCCCTTCGAATCAGATCCTTGGCACTGTCTCCAAGGTCGCTTGGATCGAAGCATCAAAAAACTCACGATCAATCATCGTGCCGCCGAGGAATGCGTCGTAAGCAACGAGGTTGAAGTGGTCACCGCTATAGACTGGGTAAAAAGGCCTTGCCCTGCGCCAGTAACGCTGCTTCCATGGCGTCACGGATGCTATCGGCGAGTCGTCCATATCTTTACTCAGAGCCTTTCCATAAATTTCAAGCCTATCGGTTAA
This genomic window contains:
- a CDS encoding DUF501 domain-containing protein, producing MRQPTSDDLKCIGNQLGRKPRDVHAIAYRCPCGNPAVVETPPRLGDGTPFPTFFYATCPRLTGAISTLESSGLMTDMNRRLAIDPVLAGEYAAAHDDYLAARAALGIVVDEIEDISAGGMPDRVKCLHSLVAHSLATGPGVNPLGDEALALLPKWWLDQPCTVEGDE
- a CDS encoding septum formation initiator family protein, whose product is MASQRSPKSQTRGSGRAMTFALVLFILAWTLAPPAQRYFAQKAQINSVLAQVASNNQALADAAKELEKWRDPEYIKTQARERLHFILPGERQYIVTDPSEPSSVAPTTAVAKDIPRGLPWYNRLIASISETGVK
- a CDS encoding uracil-DNA glycosylase, whose amino-acid sequence is MAKVSALSQSIKVLNENIVGCNACPRLVQWREEVAITKRKAYIDEDYWGKPVTGFGSEEPRMIIVGLAPGAHGANRTGRVFTGDSSGDWLYGSLYRIGIAKIPTSTSRDDGQELKFTRVTTAVRCAPPGNAPEISERDTCAPFLRRELELSMPTARAFVALGAFALTALSKALVDLGHPVTKVKFAHGVELKYRHEGVDYLLIASYHPSQQNTFTGKLTQKQLDSVLQKAGRFASVIE
- a CDS encoding MazG family protein, which encodes MTSSHLQQLVAVMDRLRSPGGCPWDAEQTHESLIKYLLEESYEFIEAVETGDREAMREELGDVLLQVYFHARMAQEHPTDPFSIEDVAQTVAEKLVRRHPHVFGEVEDLSSDQVLENWEAIKAAEKGRTSAVDGVPLAQPALPLVSKLLYRAEKNRLMLDLPSVIAEPSEATEAAVGDVLLATIAWASANSIDPEGALRLAARRLIAQIEELESTVG
- a CDS encoding Ppx/GppA phosphatase family protein, coding for MRVAAFDCGTNSIRLLIADIEGNNFRELYRGMEIVRLGQGVDKTGQFHPDAIARTLKAVDNFSVELRRRGVEKLRFVATSATRDAKNRDLFLEGVHDRLGIYPEVISGDEEAALSFQGASKELPANEAPFLVVDIGGGSTEFVFGRTDVEAAKSVNIGCVRMSERHFHFDPPSAEEIALATADIDAAIEEAAKVVPIKKARTLIAVAGTATTVAAAALGLSEYDPRAIHLSRVSAERVHEISKVFLEMTHDRRKALPYMHAGRVDVITAGSLVLSRIMIATGADEFVASESDILDGMVWSLAKS
- the eno gene encoding phosphopyruvate hydratase, yielding MAIIEVLGAREILDSRGNPTVEVEIALEDGTQARAAVPSGASTGAFEAAELRDGGKRYGGKGVENAVAFILDEIAPAIIGFDAQDQRLIDDEMIALDGTPNKSRLGANAILGVSLAVAKAAADSADLSLFRYLGGPNAHVLPVPMFNILNGGAHADTNVDIQEFMVAPIGATTFRESLQWGAEIYHALKSVLKKRGLATSVGDEGGFAPNLESNRAALDLIVEAIALAGLKPGADVALAMDVAATEFHKDGKYSFEGAQKSSSDLIAYYAELVSAYPLVSIEDPLDEEDWNGWAQMTSELGSKVQIVGDDLFVTNPVRLARGIANNTANALLVKVNQIGTLSETLDAVDMAHRANYSSMLSHRSGETEDTTIADLAVATNCGQIKTGAPARSERVAKYNQLLRIEEELGTSARYAGRTAFPRFKA